In Flavobacterium endoglycinae, one DNA window encodes the following:
- a CDS encoding O-antigen ligase family protein, giving the protein MKNAKISYNFLIIFHALIALAVFVLPLLSKLYALLIVVVGFYVVYKTRNKNNEVLIVAAYLVGVEVFLRMTGGNLNNEYVKFMAIFFMLVGMVYSNFSSNIFIYIVFLILLIPGVLMAIGQADFVIDLKKVLVFNLSGPVCLAFCSIYTFNRRISFSQLQNIFLAMGLPVITTTVYLFLYTPSVKDVVTGTQSNFETSGGFGPNQVSTILGLGMFIFFTQLILFSKNKIEMLINGGLFVFMSYRGVVTFSRGGILTAIVMILCLLVILYRLSNTKGKVKFSYVFILTGLMVVGIWTYSSMQTNGLIEKRYANKDALGRDKKDRLGGREEIMDAEIKLFLEEPVMGVGAGLSKYRRIKLLGEEVASHNEITRMLSEHGIFGLFGLLILFITPLILYINNRQHLYFLSCFAFWLLTINHAAMRTAAPAFVYALCLLSVQMKNPEKEPNQ; this is encoded by the coding sequence ATGAAGAACGCCAAAATCTCGTATAATTTTCTAATAATTTTTCATGCATTAATTGCCTTGGCAGTTTTTGTATTGCCATTGCTATCTAAATTATATGCGCTGTTAATTGTTGTGGTGGGTTTTTATGTGGTTTACAAAACCAGAAATAAAAACAATGAAGTTTTAATAGTAGCAGCTTATTTAGTGGGAGTTGAGGTTTTTCTTCGAATGACAGGCGGAAATTTGAATAATGAATATGTCAAATTTATGGCTATCTTTTTTATGCTTGTCGGTATGGTGTACAGCAACTTTTCGAGTAATATTTTCATTTACATTGTTTTTTTGATTTTACTTATACCGGGAGTTTTAATGGCAATTGGCCAAGCAGATTTTGTTATAGATTTAAAAAAAGTATTAGTGTTTAATTTATCAGGTCCCGTCTGCCTTGCTTTTTGCTCTATTTATACTTTTAATCGGAGAATCTCATTTTCGCAGCTTCAGAATATCTTTTTAGCAATGGGACTTCCTGTTATTACGACTACTGTATATTTATTTTTATATACGCCAAGTGTAAAAGATGTAGTTACTGGAACACAATCTAATTTTGAAACATCTGGAGGATTTGGACCTAATCAGGTTTCGACCATTTTAGGATTAGGAATGTTTATATTTTTTACACAGCTTATTTTGTTTTCCAAAAACAAAATTGAAATGCTGATAAACGGCGGTTTATTTGTATTTATGAGTTATAGAGGTGTTGTAACATTTTCACGAGGCGGGATTTTAACGGCTATTGTTATGATTCTTTGCCTGCTGGTTATATTGTATCGCTTGTCTAATACAAAAGGGAAAGTCAAATTTAGTTATGTTTTTATTTTAACAGGTTTGATGGTTGTCGGGATATGGACTTATTCGTCTATGCAGACAAACGGACTTATTGAAAAACGTTATGCTAATAAAGACGCGTTAGGTAGAGACAAAAAAGACCGACTAGGGGGAAGGGAGGAAATTATGGATGCAGAAATAAAATTGTTTCTAGAAGAACCTGTTATGGGAGTAGGTGCAGGTTTAAGTAAATACCGAAGAATAAAACTTTTAGGAGAAGAAGTAGCTTCGCACAATGAAATAACCAGAATGCTAAGTGAACATGGAATTTTTGGTCTTTTTGGTCTACTTATACTATTTATAACTCCTTTAATTTTATACATTAATAACCGACAGCATTTGTATTTCTTGTCCTGTTTTGCTTTTTGGCTGTTAACGATAAACCATGCCGCCATGCGAACGGCTGCGCCAGCCTTTGTTTATGCATTATGTCTGTTGTCTGTTCAAATGAAAAATCCCGAAAAAGAGCCAAACCAATAG
- a CDS encoding sugar transferase — translation MRSKNKMHFEISERKVLLVAFDVFFVLLALYFLNILFEYQYFAFNNDTIYRPFIFVGYFCIFATIFEMYNLQVASNQLQILKSVILAVSTTILIYLLTPVLSPELPKQRLTILIFYLTISGIILLWRFFYAFFLASHRFFQNVILICDKDQVEELVLGLENVDPNYKIIGFVNSDSNSEVDAGFHYVKEIKKEDLENYVFENNVAEIVIASKKTDGITADLYQQLLHLLESGNVIREYTQVYESKTQRIPVQYIARDFYRFFPFSRSNNNKLYLFLIRFIELVFSFTGLLICILFIPFIFLGNLLGNRGSLFYTQDRVGQNGVIFKIYKFRTMIKASETNGAVFATSDDRRITPFGKFMRKSRIDELPQFFNVLKGDMAVIGPRPERPFFVEEIARIMPFYETRHVIKPGLTGWAQVNYSYGESIEESLIKLQYDLYYIKHRSVFLDLSITFKTITTVLFYRGQ, via the coding sequence ATGCGTTCAAAAAATAAAATGCATTTCGAAATCTCAGAACGAAAAGTATTGCTTGTTGCTTTTGATGTTTTCTTTGTGCTGTTGGCATTGTATTTTTTGAATATACTTTTCGAGTACCAATATTTCGCCTTTAACAACGATACAATTTACAGGCCTTTTATATTTGTGGGGTATTTTTGCATTTTTGCTACAATTTTCGAAATGTACAATTTACAGGTGGCTAGTAATCAGCTGCAAATTCTTAAAAGTGTTATCCTTGCTGTCTCAACTACGATACTTATATACCTTCTTACACCTGTTTTATCACCAGAACTTCCTAAACAGCGTTTGACCATTTTAATATTTTATCTGACGATATCGGGAATAATATTATTATGGCGTTTTTTTTATGCTTTCTTTCTGGCTTCGCATCGTTTTTTTCAAAATGTGATTTTAATCTGCGATAAAGATCAAGTAGAAGAATTAGTACTTGGACTTGAAAATGTCGATCCCAATTACAAAATAATAGGTTTTGTTAATTCCGATTCAAATTCTGAAGTAGACGCAGGATTTCATTACGTAAAAGAAATCAAAAAAGAAGATTTAGAGAATTACGTATTTGAAAATAATGTAGCCGAAATTGTAATTGCTTCCAAAAAAACAGATGGTATTACTGCCGATCTATATCAGCAATTATTACATCTATTAGAATCAGGAAATGTAATTCGTGAATATACTCAGGTTTACGAAAGCAAAACACAACGTATTCCAGTTCAATACATCGCAAGAGATTTTTATCGTTTTTTCCCCTTCAGCCGAAGCAACAATAATAAACTGTATTTGTTTTTAATACGTTTTATAGAATTGGTTTTTTCTTTCACGGGACTTTTAATCTGTATTTTGTTTATTCCGTTTATTTTTCTGGGAAATCTTTTAGGAAATAGAGGAAGTTTGTTTTATACACAGGATCGTGTTGGGCAGAATGGTGTAATTTTCAAGATTTATAAATTCAGAACCATGATTAAAGCTTCGGAAACGAACGGGGCTGTTTTTGCTACTTCAGATGACCGGCGCATTACACCATTTGGAAAATTTATGCGTAAATCAAGAATAGACGAACTACCTCAGTTTTTTAATGTTTTAAAAGGCGATATGGCCGTAATTGGACCAAGACCCGAAAGACCATTTTTTGTGGAAGAAATCGCTAGAATAATGCCTTTTTATGAAACGCGTCATGTAATAAAACCAGGACTTACCGGTTGGGCACAAGTTAATTATTCATACGGAGAATCGATTGAAGAAAGTTTGATAAAACTCCAATACGATCTTTACTACATCAAACACCGAAGTGTTTTTCTCGACTTAAGCATTACTTTTAAAACGATTACTACCGTTTTATTTTACAGAGGACAATAA
- a CDS encoding lipoprotein N-acyltransferase Lnb domain-containing protein, with protein MKKVILQKTLFCLLLLSFTLGFSQSIPLSKYAKISVITCGLGNETYSYFGHTAIRVADPINNLDVVYNYGAFDFSTPNFVAKFAKGDLQYFVVVHSFADFINDYTSEKRSVFEQELLLSQDLKQKLFDKLNAVLLSEERYYTYKFIDKNCTSMVVDVINSTLNGNVIVKTVDTDKTYRSILFPYFKGHFYDQLGTSIIFGTKVDQMGTRIFLPFELKKSLEETTFQGHLLAGESKTLLSFEKETPTSFWNNIYTYLFILGFVVLAHNKIVDKIYLLILSLMGFFFVGVGFYSFHQELAMNYNVLLFSPLLLILIILSLIKNKKWTYRFAVLHLMFLIVYSLFMINKAHFFIVLPMIITSGFVLVRVIIRNKKPIPIII; from the coding sequence ATGAAAAAAGTCATTTTACAAAAAACACTTTTTTGTTTACTATTACTAAGTTTTACGCTGGGTTTCAGTCAAAGTATTCCTTTATCAAAATATGCTAAAATCAGTGTAATAACCTGCGGATTAGGTAATGAAACGTATTCTTATTTTGGACACACTGCTATTCGCGTAGCTGATCCTATTAATAATCTTGACGTTGTTTATAATTATGGCGCATTTGATTTCAGCACACCAAATTTTGTTGCCAAATTTGCAAAAGGCGACTTACAATATTTTGTAGTTGTTCATTCTTTTGCCGATTTTATAAATGATTATACTTCTGAAAAAAGAAGTGTTTTTGAACAGGAATTGCTTCTTTCCCAAGATTTAAAACAGAAGCTTTTTGATAAATTAAATGCTGTTCTTTTATCTGAAGAACGTTATTACACTTATAAATTCATTGACAAAAATTGTACTTCAATGGTTGTTGATGTGATTAATTCGACTTTAAACGGAAATGTAATTGTAAAAACTGTGGATACTGACAAAACCTATCGCTCTATTTTATTTCCGTATTTTAAAGGTCATTTTTACGATCAGTTAGGAACGAGTATTATTTTCGGAACTAAAGTTGACCAAATGGGAACTCGAATTTTTCTGCCTTTTGAATTGAAGAAAAGTTTAGAAGAAACCACTTTTCAAGGCCATCTTTTAGCAGGAGAAAGCAAAACATTATTAAGTTTTGAAAAAGAAACCCCAACATCATTTTGGAATAATATTTATACGTATCTTTTTATCTTAGGATTTGTAGTTTTGGCACATAACAAAATCGTAGATAAAATCTATCTTTTGATTTTATCTTTAATGGGATTCTTTTTTGTTGGAGTTGGATTTTATTCTTTCCACCAAGAACTGGCGATGAATTACAACGTACTTTTATTTAGTCCGTTATTGTTGATTTTAATTATTCTTTCTCTTATAAAGAACAAAAAATGGACTTACAGATTCGCCGTATTACACTTAATGTTCTTAATTGTGTACAGCTTGTTTATGATTAATAAAGCGCACTTTTTTATTGTGCTGCCAATGATTATTACAAGTGGTTTTGTTTTGGTGAGAGTTATCATTAGAAACAAAAAACCTATTCCAATAATTATATAA
- a CDS encoding putative type IX sorting system protein PorV2 encodes MKKLLAFSLFLIFTAQYAQTVRKYSNEFMNIGVDAAALGMSSAVTASTNDVNSVYWNPAGLTNLEDHQLSLMHASYFANIAQYDFIGYASPIDDRSAWGISMIRFGVDDIMDTTQLIDNQGNIDYTRIRLFSTADYGFTFSYARKLPIEGFQYGVNAKIIRRVIGKFANSWGFGFDVGLQFDHNDWKFGLMLRDITTTYNVWNIDEEEYAKIANAIPVENNELPESTEITLPKAQLGVSRKFEFHNDYSLLAASNLNMRFEQTNDIISSKVVSIDPAIGFEFGYTDLVFLRAGAGNFQNVMQLDNTEKLSFQPNIGLGFKYKGIQVDYALTDLGNQSAALYSNIFSIKVDLGIFR; translated from the coding sequence TTGAAGAAACTTTTAGCGTTTTCGTTATTTTTGATTTTTACTGCACAGTACGCACAAACTGTTCGAAAATACTCGAATGAGTTTATGAATATTGGTGTCGATGCAGCTGCATTAGGAATGTCGAGCGCTGTTACTGCTTCTACAAACGATGTTAATTCTGTTTATTGGAATCCCGCTGGTTTGACCAATCTTGAAGACCATCAGCTTTCGTTAATGCATGCCAGTTATTTTGCCAATATTGCCCAATATGATTTTATAGGCTATGCAAGTCCAATTGACGATCGAAGCGCTTGGGGAATTTCGATGATTCGTTTTGGTGTCGATGACATCATGGATACAACACAGTTAATCGACAATCAAGGAAATATTGATTACACCCGAATCCGATTGTTTTCGACAGCTGATTACGGTTTTACTTTTTCATACGCCAGAAAACTGCCAATAGAAGGATTTCAATACGGAGTAAACGCAAAAATTATCCGCAGGGTTATTGGTAAATTTGCCAATTCATGGGGATTTGGTTTTGATGTTGGACTTCAATTCGATCACAATGACTGGAAATTCGGATTAATGCTTCGAGATATTACTACAACGTATAATGTTTGGAATATTGATGAAGAAGAATATGCAAAGATTGCGAATGCTATTCCGGTAGAAAACAACGAATTACCTGAAAGCACCGAAATTACATTGCCAAAAGCACAACTGGGAGTTTCTAGAAAATTTGAATTCCACAACGATTATAGTCTTTTAGCAGCGTCCAATTTAAATATGCGTTTTGAACAGACTAATGATATTATTTCGTCTAAAGTCGTAAGCATAGATCCTGCCATTGGCTTTGAATTTGGCTATACTGATCTGGTATTTTTAAGAGCAGGCGCCGGAAATTTTCAAAATGTAATGCAGCTCGACAATACCGAGAAATTGAGTTTTCAGCCTAATATTGGATTAGGTTTTAAATACAAAGGCATTCAGGTTGATTATGCTTTAACAGATTTAGGAAACCAAAGTGCGGCTTTGTATTCGAATATTTTTTCGATAAAAGTCGATTTGGGTATTTTTAGATAA